Proteins encoded together in one Vigna angularis cultivar LongXiaoDou No.4 chromosome 5, ASM1680809v1, whole genome shotgun sequence window:
- the LOC108340019 gene encoding uncharacterized protein LOC108340019, which translates to MSSTIRAWSVAASVGVVEAFKDQGICRWNHALRSAQQHLKIHLGSFSQAGKLSSTSSTMLSTRLKKQNAKQSEESFRKVMYISCWGPN; encoded by the coding sequence ATGAGTTCAACAATTAGAGCATGGAGTGTGGCAGCTAGTGTTGGAGTCGTGGAGGCCTTCAAAGATCAAGGTATCTGTAGGTGGAACCATGCTTTGAGATCTGCTCAACAGCATCTCAAAATCCATCTTGGTTCATTCTCTCAGGCTGGGAAgctttcttccacttcttctaccATGCTCTCCACCAGATTGAAAAAGCAGAACGCAAAACAATCAGAAGAGTCATTCAGGAAAGTCATGTACATAAGTTGTTGGGGTCCCAATTAG